One Rhipicephalus microplus isolate Deutch F79 chromosome 4, USDA_Rmic, whole genome shotgun sequence genomic window carries:
- the LOC142814179 gene encoding uncharacterized protein LOC142814179 isoform X2 has product MAAEAALQGPAVEASKSGSHTLRCPDEQGGSSLVAGERISADFVLLEKTLTSQLSQKELV; this is encoded by the exons atggctgcagaagctgcactgcaag gacctgcggtagaggcttcaaaaagcggctcccacacattgaggtgccccgatgaacagg gtggcagctcccttgtagctggtgaaagaatttccgctgacttcgtcttgctggagaaaaccttaaccagtcagctgtcacaaaaggaacttgtgtga
- the LOC142814179 gene encoding uncharacterized protein LOC142814179 isoform X1, producing MKVSRATQVLSASVSIAITALVYAKVLPASAITTAQFCDRMDRIFDALNSSSKKRTSRKLRHAIIKNDSELIDFLRGQLPWIASWQFVGRRQPQTIVGWQITIQAICQLWDDLSKNYNFEYLLTRRLQHDPLENIFGHIRQKQGCNTNPNVAQFICGLKHICIKKLFKLSEYGNVEDDECDLLQEQLSPFSLTSASLVDNEECAQPQPDDFPALDDLSELATNVHSHIIDDSAAYYVAGFLIKHFLRNACDGCSCPQLLKDDSETLKGTHQHFTMLKAYDVSSKLFGNLTVPSEAAFAYVQQLESHFLAIIEATAHHLKVCDVLYHHLSSVGDFHFCSAGCRAKFLKMFFRVRLCWHVRFVNRNLDRVRFQSSISGIQLDKFKG from the coding sequence atgaaggtcagcagagcaactcaggtcctcagtgcatcagtttcgattgctatcacggcattggtgtatgcgaaggtgctgcctgcctcggccatcactacagctcaattttgtgatcgtatggacaggattttcgatgccttgaacagctcgagtaaaaaaagaacttcgcgaaagctgcggcatgcaatcataaaaaatgattcagagctgattgacttcctccgaggccagcttccctggattgcatcatggcagtttgttggcagacgtcaaccacaaactaTCGtgggttggcaaattacaattcaggcaatttgtcaactatgggacgacctctccaaaaattacaattttgaatacctgttaacacgcaggcttcaacacgatcctctggagaacatatttggccacattaggcaaaaacagggttgcaacaccaaccccaatgtagcacaatttatttgtggcctgaagcacatctgtataaaaaaactcttcaagctgtcagagtacggaaatgtcgaggatgatgaatgtgacctcctccaggagcagctctcaccattctccctcaccagtgcgtctcttgtggataatgaggagtgtgcacagccacagcctgacgactttccggctctagacgatctctctgaacttgcgacaaacgttcactcccatattatcgatgactccgctgcatattatgtagctggttttctcatcaaacacttccttcggaatgcatgtgacggttgcagttgcccacagttactgaaagacgacagtgagacgcttaagggtacccaccagcatttcacaatgctcaaagcatacgacgtttccagcaaactttttgggaatctcactgtgccatcagaagcagcttttgcatacgtacaacaacttgaatctcactttcttgccataattgaggccactgcacatcacctgaaagtgtgcgatgttttgtatcatcatctgtcaagtgttggcgattttcatttctgctctgctgggtgtcgcgcgaagtttctgaaaatgtttttccgggttcgtttatgttggcatgtgcgttttgtgaaccgaaacttagatagggttaggttccagtcttcaatctcgggcatacagcttgacaagttcaaaggttag